A portion of the Oncorhynchus nerka isolate Pitt River linkage group LG27, Oner_Uvic_2.0, whole genome shotgun sequence genome contains these proteins:
- the LOC115111585 gene encoding protein dispatched homolog 3-like: MDLEDETLLFQSSWDAEKEEEEREEGGESDTQINGRTGTTGGNGVWGAVGWVYTQPWVSGVVLGVGVFLPCALSAYMFLYCPPLDIDLSYSAFEVHSHFSAERFDALTIAIKTQLGSWDRHRRDVDPYDSTTLQELLLDMLGRQGDGTSNRTSHGGLTSTSLKRNLFKRVVMEQRGDALSQRETERHGEARGGKLEVREEDKNTTNLGKFESRESIEGEGDRDSERSQTRMRRFAPNYSYLQSQALWRMELVFVAQGGVDNNIFTPERLRTIHHIERLLMQHPQFQQFCWKPLEVLRDLPLGPSYCSPPSSLLSYLFPSERGGRIYYDGMGPNLADIHGALSLAITHPQFYWYVDESLAPDRLSSSLLRSEIQFGAPLPSYCSLQDRPEEQRSRFRNFVVQYADILAQQSTSQVKVLYGGTELFDNEVRRTFHRDMFLALISGGCITLLVYFLTSFSMFLTFFGLTSIGLSCLVALFLYHVVFGVRYLGILNGVAAFVIIGIGVDDVFVFMSTFRQASHLVHPVQRMVYTVKTAGRATFLTSFTTAAAYAANTFSQIPAVHDFGLFMALIVSCCWLWVSILMPAALCIWTQCIDPQENSCLKWWKALAGLPVSHSPLSDEDDDVTLLSVEMEPGSCDTDVDAAILSLSVETSLSPPEQGTSGMVSIYLQWALRHWVAEPVVENRKVILGIYFLVLLLSAGCCCLLRPATHAPLLFRPDTNLQTLLGLRNNLSAQGISCHMCSGLFMEKPHLLHSPTHTTPSVAWFHPHQHTKNNSNSTPRSPITPSTSSITTGPLLTVYVSKLDVGASITLYRFSLNTSMPSPWKSLSPRNGEVPSFQAYIEPHSNFSTHMTVCVSHPSPRWMITSQSCDPRHGWRSEFSFYVASAEQQHSRRLYFAQHKLSPHPSRVCAEPPGCVISSGPDGPTRGYFYTPLPTDSTSTKRSRTSGFNPCSGGGCGQPAVRPLVDTGAMVFVVFGILGVNRTQRTDNHVIGDMGSVILDPNFDIFQEIGHLCQICKVISANKQLVKPGGAQCLPSGNKLSSILPLLHPDCHSLPEPNLLPGQLSHGAVGTHGGRVRWLSMAFESTTYKGKSSFQTHSDFLQWETFLQEQLSALPESSALRKGFQTCEHWKQIFMEIIGVESALCSLLLSLAICVAAVSVFTAHTLLLLPILLTIMGVICLVVAIMYWLGWELGAMEAISLSILVGSSVDYCLHLVEGYLLAGETLPATPEHTMDMSAKRQRRTLDAVNHVGVAIVSSAVTTVISTIPLFFCVIVPFAKFGQIVAINTVVSILFTLTVTAAMLATMGPANFHRPPGAVLKASLAVLGTTAFGVALCWATRTSPWHTVVTM, from the exons ATGGACTTGGAAGACGAGACGTTGTTATTCCAGAGCAGCTGGGATGctgagaaagaagaggaggagagggaggagggcgggGAGTCAGATACACAGATTAATGGGAGAACCGGCACCACTGGAGGCAATGGTGTGTGGGGAGCAGTGGGCTGGGTCTACACACAGCCCTGGGTGAGTGGGGTGGTCCTGGGAGTTGGAGTCTTTCTTCCCTGTGCCCTCTCTGCCTACATGTTCCTATACTGCCCCCCATTGGACATAGACCTTTCCTACAGTGCCTTTGAGGTTCACAGCCACTTCTCCGCTGAGCGGTTTGATGCACTCACCATTGCCATAAAGACTCAGTTGGGGTCCTGGGACAGACACAGGCGTGACGTGGACCCCTATGACTCCACCACTCTACAGGAGCTGCTGTTGGACATGCTGGGTAGGCAGGGAGATGGAACATCCAACAGGACATCACATGGAGGGCTGACCTCAACATCTCTGAAAAGAAACTTGTTCAAAAGAGTAGTTATGGAACAGAGAGGAGATGCCCTGAGTCAGCGAGAGActgagaggcatggagaggctaGGGGTGGTAAACTAGAGGTAAGAGAGGAGGATAAAAATACAACTAATTTAGGAAAATTTGAGAGTCGTGAGTCCATAGAAGGAGAGGGCGACAGGGACAGTGAGAGATCTCAGACTAGGATGCGCAGGTTTGCCCCCAACTACTCATACCTGCAGAGCCAGGCCCTGTGGAGGATGGAGCTGGTGTTTGTAGCTCAGGGTGGGGTGGACAACAACATCTTCACCCCAGAGCGTCTCCGCACCATCCACCACATAGAGCGCCTGCTCATGCAGCATCCCCAGTTCCAACAGTTCTGTTGGAAGCCTCTGGAGGTCCTGAGAGACCTGCCCCTGGGCCCCTCCTACTGCTCCCCTCCAagctccctcctctcctacctctTCCCCAGTGAACGGGGAGGCAGGATCTACTACGATGGCATGGGACCCAACCTGGCTGACATCCATG GTGCTCTGAGTCTAGCGATCACCCACCCACAGTTCTACTGGTATGTGGATGAGAGTCTGGCCCCTGAccggctctcctcctctctcctgcgcAGTGAGATCCAATTTGGAGCTCCACTGCCCTCTTACTGCTCCCTCCAGGACCGGCCTGAGGAGCAGAGAAGCCGCTTCAGGAACTTTGTGGTTCAGTACGCTGACATCCTGGCTCAGCAGTCCACCAG CCAGGTGAAGGTGTTGTATGGGGGCACAGAGCTGTTTGATAACGAGGTGAGACGGACCTTCCACAGAGACATGTTCCTGGCGCTGATCAGTGGAGGCTGCATCACTCTGCTGGTCTATttcctcacctccttctcaa TGTTCCTGACATTCTTTGGGCTCACTAGCATTGGTCTGAGCTGCCTGGTCGCTCTCTTCCTCTACCATGTGGTCTTTGGGGTGAGATACCTAGGCATCCTCAATGGGGTTGCAGCCTTTGTGATCATTGGCATTG GTGTGGATGATGTGTTTGTGTTCATGAGTACCTTCAGACAGGCTTCCCACTTAGTCCATCCAGTCCAGAGGATGGTGTACACGGTGAAAACAGCTGGCCGGGCAACCTTCCTCACCTCCTTCACCACCGCAGCCGCATATGCTGCCAACACCTTCTCACAG ATTCCGGCCGTGCATGACTTCGGCCTATTCATGGCCCTCATCGTCAGCTGCTGCTGGCTTTGGGTGTCCATCCTCATGCCCGCTGCCCTGTGTATCTGGACCCAGTGTATTGACCCCCAGGAGAATTCCTGTCTCAAATG GTGGAAGGCACTTGCAGGACTGCCAGTGAGCCACAGTCCTTTGTCAGATGAGGATGACGACGTGACCCTACTGTCAGTGGAGATGGAGCCAG GCTCCTGTGACACAGATGTAGATGCAGCCATTCTGTCCCTGTCAGTGGAGACTTCTCTCTCACCACCAGAGCAGGGAACTTCAGGCATGGTCAGCATTTACCTTCAGTGGGCTCTGAGGCACTGGGTGGCGGAGCCAGTCGTGGAGAACCGTAAAGTCATTCTAG GAATCTACTTCCTGgtcctgctgctgtctgctgggTGCTGCTGCCTCCTGCGGCCGGCCACTCATGCCCCGTTACTGTTTCGTCCAGACACCAACCTCCAGACTCTACTGGGACTGAGGAACAACCTCAGTGCCCAGGGCATATCCTGCCACATGTGCTCTG GTCTGTTCATGGAGAAACCTCATCTTCTGCACAGCCCTACCCATACTACCCCCTCCGTGGCTTGGTTTCACCCCCATCAACATACCAAAAACAATTCAAACTCAACTCCACGGAGCCCAATCACACCAAGCACTTCCTCCATCACAACAG GGCCTCTGCTGACCGTGTATGTCTCTAAGCTGGATGTAGGCGCTTCTATCACTCTGTACCGCTTCTCTCTGAATACTAGCATGCCCTCGCCTTGGAAAAGCCTCAGTCCTAGGAATGGAGAAGTTCCATCCTTTCAG GCTTACATTGAACCTCACAGCAACTTCAGCACccacatgactgtgtgtgtgtcacaccccAGCCCTCGCTGGATGATcacttcccagtcatgtgacccaCGCCACGGCTGGAGGTCAGAGTTCAGCTTCTATGTGGCATCGgctgagcagcagcacagcag GAGGCTGTATTTTGCCCAGCACAAGCTTAGTCCTCATCCAAGCCGAGTGTGTGCAGAACCACCTGGTTGTGTGATCAGCTCCGGCCCTGACGGACCCACACGGGGCTACTTCTACACACCGCTCCCCACAG ATTCCACCTCAACGAAAAGGTCCAGGACCTCCGGTTTTAACCCTTGTAGTGGAGGTGGCTGTGGCCAGCCAGCAGTCCGTCCTCTGGTTGACACTGGTGCCATGGTGTTTGTGGTTTTTGGAATACTGGGAGTCAACCGCACCCAACGCACAGACAACCACGTCATTGGGGACATG GGCAGTGTGATATTGGATCCAAACTTTGATATCTTCCAAGAGATTGGTCATCTCTGCCAAATCTGTAAAGTCATCAGTGCTAATAAACAGCTTGTGAAGCCGGGAGGAGCCCAATGTCTACCCTCCG gcAACAAGCTTTCTTCTATCCTGCCCTTACTCCACCCAGACTGCCACTCACTCCCTGAGCCCAACCTGTTGCCAGGCCAGCTGTCCCATGGGGCCGTGGGAACACACGGTGGCAGAGTGCGCTGGCTCTCCATGGCCTTTGAGTCT ACTACCTACAAGGGGAAATCCTCTTTCCAGACTCACTCAGACTTCCTCCAATGGGAGACCTTCCTACAAGAGCAGCTCTCAGCTCTcccagagtcctctgctctacgGAAAGGTTTCCAGACCTGTGAGCACTGGAAGCAGATCTTTATGGAAATCATAG GTGTGGAGAGCGCCCTCTGCAGTCTGCTCCTGTCCCTGGCCATCTGTGTGGCAGCTGTGTCTGTTTTCACTGCCCATACGCTTCTGCTGCTGCCAATACTGCTCACCATTATGG GGGTCATCTGTCTGGTGGTGGCCATCATGTACTGGCTGGGCTGGGAGTTGGGGGCCATGGAGgccatctctctgtccatcctagTGGGCTCCTCAGTGGACTACTGCCTGCACCTGGTGGAGGGCTACCTGCTGGCTGGGGAGACCTTACCAGCCACACCAGAACACACTATG GATATGTCAGCTAAAAGGCAGAGACGGACCCTAGACGCAGTGAACCACGTAGGAGTTGCCATAGTGTCCAGTGCTGTCACCACAGTCATTTCAaccatccctctcttcttctgtgTCATCGTGCCTTTTGCTAAATTTGGTCAGATCGTGGCCATAAACACAGTAGTATCCATCTTGTTCACCCTGACTGTGACAGCAGCCATGTTAGCCACCATGGGCCCTGCCAACTTCCACAGGCCTCCCGGTGCAGTGCTGAAGGCCAGCCTGGCAGTACTGGGTACCACAGCCTTTGGCGTTGCCCTGTGCTGGGCAACTAGGACCAGTCCCTGGCACACAGTAGTCACCATGTGA